In one Vibrio rarus genomic region, the following are encoded:
- a CDS encoding Lpp/OprI family alanine-zipper lipoprotein, translated as MNNKFLLAAGVSSVLLLAGCASGPDEETTAKMADTDARVSKLEQDLAALKAEHEKDSADNKATAMAAKEAAMAAQDESARANERLDNVAQSYTK; from the coding sequence ATGAATAATAAATTTTTACTCGCAGCAGGGGTTAGCTCGGTTTTATTATTAGCTGGTTGTGCCTCAGGTCCAGATGAAGAAACAACCGCTAAAATGGCCGATACCGATGCTAGAGTATCGAAACTAGAGCAAGACTTAGCCGCACTTAAAGCGGAACATGAAAAAGACTCTGCGGATAACAAAGCCACCGCGATGGCCGCTAAAGAGGCAGCAATGGCAGCACAAGACGAATCGGCTCGTGCTAACGAACGCCTAGATAATGTCGCACAATCGTACACAAAATAG